The following coding sequences lie in one Arachis stenosperma cultivar V10309 chromosome 5, arast.V10309.gnm1.PFL2, whole genome shotgun sequence genomic window:
- the LOC130980616 gene encoding protein FAR1-RELATED SEQUENCE 5-like yields the protein MVVFGCAILSNESEESYVWLLRLFHGAMKGKQPKSVMTDGDLAMKSTVSIVFPGAHHRLCSWHLLKNATARIGRPIFLQKFCLCLMGDLEVDEFERRWTDSMAEFGLDNHQRIADMCARNIHGPMRTSGENFLQD from the coding sequence ATGGTTGTGTTTGGTTGCGCCATCTTGAGCAACGAGAGTGAAGAAAGCTATGTGTGGTTGTTGCGGTTATTTCATGGGGCAATGAAAGGAAAACAGCCAAAATCTGTCATGACAGACGGGGATCTTGCCATGAAGAGTACAGTTAGTATAGTTTTCCCTGGTGCGCATCACAGGTTGTGTAGCTGGCACTTGTTAAAGAACGCCACTGCTAGAATTGGACGGCCCATTTTTCTTCAGAAATTCTGTCTATGCTTGATGGGCGATCTAGAGGTTGAcgaatttgaaagaagatgGACAGATAGCATGGCAGAGTTTGGGTTAGATAACCACCAGAGGATAGCTGACATGTGTGCAAGGAACATTCATGGTCCAATGCGCACATCCGGGGAAAATTTTTTGCAAGATTGA
- the LOC130981732 gene encoding ATP-citrate synthase alpha chain protein 1, with protein sequence MARKKIREYDSKRLLKEHFKRLSGRDLQIKSAQVTSSTDFAELQEKEPWLSSSKLVVKPDMLFGKRGKSGLVALNLDLAQVASFVKERLGTEVEMSGCKGPITTFIVEPFVPHKEEFYLNIVSERLGNSISFSECGGIEIEENWDKVKTVFVPTGASFTSETIAPLVATLPLEIKGEIEEFLKVVFNIFQDLDFTFLEMNPFTLVDGKPYPLDMRGELDDTAAFKNFKKWGDIEFPLPFGRVMSATEAFIHGLDEKTSASLKFTVLNPKGRIWTMVAGGGASVIYADTVGDLGFASELGNYAEYSGAPKEDEVLQYARVVIDAATADPDGQKRALVIGGGIANFTDVAATFSGIIRALKEKEAKLKAARMQIYVRRGGPNYQKGLEKMRALGEELGIPIEVYGPEATMTGICKQAIEYITAAA encoded by the exons ATGGCGCGCAAGAAGATCAGAGAGTATGACTCCAAGAGATTGTTGAAGGAGCACTTTAAGAGACTCTCTGGCCGAGACTTGCAGATCAAGTCTGCACAA GTTACATCATCCACTGATTTCGCTGAGCTTCAAGAGAAGGAACCTTGGCTTTCATCTTCAAAATTGGTTGTGAAGCCTGATATGTTGTTCGGGAAGCGTGGTAAGAGTGGCTTGGTTGCCTTGAATTTGGATTTGGCACAAGTTGCTTCATTTGTGAAAGAGCGACTTGGAACCGAG GTTGAGATGAGTGGTTGCAAAGGACCCATAACAACTTTCATTGTTGAACCTTTCGTCCCCCACAAAGAAGAGTTTTACCTTAACATTGTATCCGAGAGGCTTGGGAACAGcataagcttttcagaatgtgGAGGAATTGAAATCGAAGAAAACTGGGATAAG GTTAAGACTGTATTTGTTCCAACTGGAGCGTCTTTCACATCTGAAACTATTGCCCCACTTGTTGCAACCCTTCCCTTGGAG ATCAAGGgagaaattgaggaatttctcAAGGTGGTTTTCAATATATTTCAAG ACCTGGATTTCACTTTCTTAGAGATGAACCCATTCACATTGGTTGATGGAAAGCCTTATCCTTTGGATATGAGAGGCGAACTAGACGACACTGCTGCTTTCAAGAACTTCAAGAA ATGGGGAGACATTGAATTCCCATTGCCATTTGGAAGGGTTATGAGTGCCACTGAAGCTTTCATTCATGGATTAGATGAAAAG ACAAGTGCATCTTTGAAATTCACAGTGCTGAACCCAAAGGGCCGAATTTGGACAATGGTAGCTGGTGGAGGTGCTAGTGTCATCTACGCTGATACG GTTGGAGACCTTGGCTTTGCATCTGAGCTTGGAAACTATGCTGAATATAGCGGTGCACCCAAGGAAGATGAGGTCTTGCAGTATGCCAGAGTTGTGATTGAT GCCGCAACTGCAGACCCTGATGGCCAAAAGCGAGCTCTTGTGATAGGAGGAGGCATTGCTAACTTCACTGATGTTGCTGCTACATTTAGTGGCATAATTCGAGCTCTGAAAGAAAAG GAAGCCAAGTTAAAAGCAGCAAGGATGCAAATCTACGTGAGGCGAGGGGGTCCCAACTACCAAAAGGGTCTGGAGAAAATGCGAGCCCTCGGAGAGGAGCTTGGCATCCCCATTGAG GTTTATGGACCTGAAGCAACAATGACTGGCATATGCAAACAGGCAATAGAGTACATCACTGCTGCAGCTTAA
- the LOC130980614 gene encoding uncharacterized protein LOC130980614 translates to MENDMLRRVSSILYQNHVIIFDGLIHFDIIPIIDEVSIQNMFHIHWQTQVQQPKIELYVEFENVEADRIQNDLNIEDNKAEVYEEMNSDSEEDFEATYEVGDEDEDGDVGGEATMENVVVPPIVSQSMDGPPFMQNLDLDAMHASKFSKYANIGVADPEDGEFRVGMDYSFRKSIIVAIRSYTISRRVDYNVYESKLQTFYAKCKTYGCGCD, encoded by the exons ATGGAGAACGATATGTTAAGAAGAGTGAGTAGTATTCTGTACCAAAATCATGTTATAATTTTTGATGGCCTAATACACTTTGATATTATACCAATCATTGACGAAGTGAGTATACAGAATATGTTCCACATTCACTGGCAGACTCAGGTGCAACAGCCAAAGATTGAGCtgtatgttgagtttgaaaaTGTAGAGGCAGATAGGATTCAAAATGATTTAAATATAGAGGATAATAAAGCTGAAGTGTACGAAGAAATGAATAGTGATAGCGAAGAGGACTTCGAAGCTACTTATGAAGTCGGCGACGAAGACGAGGATGGTGATGTGGGAGGTGAGGCAACAATGGAGAATGTAGTGGTTCCTCCGATAGTTAGTCAATCGATGGACGGTCCACCTTTTATGCAAAACTTGGATCTTGACGCCATGCATGCATCCAAATTCTCCAAATATGCAAACATAG GTGTTGCTGATCCTGAGGATGGGGAGTTCAGGGTCGGAATGGATTATAGTTTTAGAAAGTCAATCATTGTAGCAATAAGAAGTTACACTATCTCTAGAAGAGTCGACTACAATGTGTATGAGTCTAAGCTACAGACATTCTATGCAAAATGCAAGACGTATGGGTGTGGGTGTGACTAG
- the LOC130980615 gene encoding protein FAR1-RELATED SEQUENCE 5-like: MGGETVPVEEAEAIDLSAVYADIDVKVSVRIVDRIGSFGAIEFLALTAKDNLTTEFINLQAAYDYYNEYGRIKGFSVRRSKIFMCSTEGEQDGKHMEQGERKIDPRMITWCGCEARIKVHVDDTSGRRFVEKFCDNHNYFMLDARFRGLMRSHRAVKEGDLYQINSMRKAGLRVPMIFRAFANQSGGFETVGFEIKDIYNAIEKQRRAGATDAEAVLNFLANLRTTDCGMFWKYSLDCEKRLENLFWCDGTSRYDYSVFGDVLEFDATYGRNKYKCLLVIF; encoded by the exons ATGGGCGGCGAAACCGTGCCGGTGGAGGAAGCAGAAGCGATAGATTTGTCTGCCGTATATGCGGACATAGATGTAAAAGTATCAGTGCGGATTGTTGACAGGATAGGGTCGTTTGGAGCAATTGAATTTTTAGCCCTCACAGCGAAGGACAACCTAACGACGGAGTTCATAAACTTGCAGGCAGCTTATGACTACTACAACGAATACGGTCGCATAAAGGGATTCTCGGTGAGGAGGTCAAAG ATATTCATGTGCTCGACGGAAGGAGAGCAAGATGGGAAACACATGGAGCAGGGAGAGAGGAAGATAGATCCTCGAATGATCACATGGTGCGGGTGTGAAGCTCGGATTAAGGTGCACGTTGATGATACCAGTGGGCGACGGTTTgttgaaaaattctgtgataaCCATAATTATTTCATGCTGGATGCGAGGTTTAGGGGTCTTATGCGGTCACACAGAGCAGTCAAGGAAGGTGATTTGTACCAAATCAATTCGATGAGGAAAGCTGGGTTGCGAGTGCCGATGATATTCCGAGCCTTTGCCAATCAGTCAGGGGGATTTGAGACTGTTGGGTTCGAGATAAAGGACATCTATAATGCAATAGAGAAGCAAAGGCGGGCAGGCGCGACAGATGCTGAGGCCGTGTTGAACTTCTTGGCAAATTTAAGGACTACCGATTGTGGAATGTTCTGGAAGTACTCTTTGGATTGTGAGAAGAGGTTAGAAAATCTTTTCTGGTGCGATGGTACTAGTCGTTATGACTACAGTGTGTTTGGAGATGTCCTGGAGTTTGACGCAACGTACGGTCGTAACAAATACAAGTGCCTGTTGGTAATATTCTAA